The proteins below come from a single Candidatus Acidiferrales bacterium genomic window:
- a CDS encoding class I SAM-dependent methyltransferase translates to MEENISHWYDGLFYDLFVAPHQDEVFALVKKILIKGSTVLDVGCGTGRMASQILNICERIEIIDPSAENIAIAKRKLKDVAPEKLFIRHIDALTFLQHTAAQYDFAVVSYMLHEIAEEERDVLLWGLSRIADKIIIIDYLVPEPKNYCAILNRIVEWAAGSLHYRNFKSFVKASGILGLLEKVPLNVLSEVKNRPCSSHIAVLEGKTGKNSKSYLHSPIPDGTKIRVKIDAQN, encoded by the coding sequence ATGGAAGAGAACATAAGTCATTGGTACGACGGCCTATTTTACGATTTGTTTGTTGCTCCGCATCAGGATGAAGTCTTTGCGCTAGTCAAGAAAATCTTGATCAAAGGCTCAACGGTCCTCGATGTCGGCTGCGGTACGGGAAGGATGGCTTCTCAAATACTGAACATCTGCGAGAGAATCGAAATCATAGACCCTTCAGCAGAGAACATCGCAATAGCGAAACGCAAACTCAAAGATGTCGCTCCCGAAAAACTTTTCATTAGGCATATTGACGCACTGACATTTCTTCAACACACAGCCGCTCAATACGACTTCGCGGTCGTGTCTTACATGCTACATGAGATTGCAGAGGAGGAAAGGGACGTGCTATTATGGGGCCTTTCAAGGATCGCGGACAAAATTATCATAATCGATTACCTCGTTCCCGAACCGAAGAATTATTGCGCCATCCTCAACCGTATCGTCGAATGGGCTGCTGGCTCGCTCCACTATAGAAATTTCAAATCGTTTGTGAAGGCGAGCGGGATCCTGGGACTTCTGGAGAAAGTCCCATTGAACGTTCTCAGCGAGGTGAAAAACCGACCCTGCTCAAGCCACATTGCCGTCCTTGAGGGAAAAACTGGAAAGAATAGTAAATCTTATCTTCATAGTCCAATACCTGACGGGACCAAAATAAGAGTGAAGATAGACGCGCAGAACTGA
- a CDS encoding acyl-CoA thioesterase has product MPSLRTELEFEVSTYDIDAANHANNIVYVRWLEDLRCKLFASSCPVCDLLKRNLYPVVTFTQIRYKNPLKLTDSLKGIIWVESIAHGIMNLKYLFQRNDLVIATAEQSCVLMDLQTGKMDKKAMEIYL; this is encoded by the coding sequence ATGCCATCTTTAAGGACCGAGTTAGAATTCGAAGTCAGTACCTATGACATCGATGCTGCCAATCATGCAAACAACATCGTCTATGTCAGGTGGCTCGAAGATTTACGCTGCAAATTGTTTGCGTCGAGTTGTCCGGTGTGTGATTTATTGAAAAGAAATCTGTACCCTGTCGTCACCTTTACGCAGATTCGTTACAAAAACCCGTTGAAGTTGACCGACAGTCTTAAAGGAATTATTTGGGTCGAGTCGATCGCTCATGGAATAATGAATTTGAAATATTTATTTCAAAGAAATGATCTCGTTATTGCAACTGCCGAACAGAGTTGTGTCTTGATGGACTTGCAAACTGGCAAGATGGATAAGAAAGCGATGGAGATTTACCTGTGA
- a CDS encoding arginine decarboxylase, pyruvoyl-dependent, with protein sequence MPSRIFFTKGVGKHKDYLSSFELALRDAGIEKCNLVSVSSIFPPCCKRITLADGLKEIQSGQITFTVMARSATNEPNRLVAASIGAAIPAESNQYGYLSEHHAFGVNEKSAGDYAEDLAAQMLATTLGVEFEPNTDWNEREQVFKMSEKIVRTFNVTQTAEGDRTGLWTTVVAAAILLP encoded by the coding sequence GTGCCATCGAGAATATTTTTCACAAAAGGTGTCGGAAAACACAAGGATTATCTAAGTTCATTTGAGCTCGCCCTTAGGGATGCCGGAATCGAAAAGTGCAACCTTGTCTCAGTCAGTAGCATATTCCCTCCCTGTTGTAAAAGGATCACCCTGGCGGATGGACTGAAGGAAATACAAAGCGGCCAGATCACCTTCACCGTCATGGCACGCAGCGCGACGAACGAACCGAACCGCCTCGTGGCAGCATCTATAGGAGCCGCAATTCCTGCCGAATCCAACCAATATGGTTATCTGTCCGAACACCACGCGTTCGGCGTCAATGAGAAATCGGCTGGTGATTACGCCGAGGACCTCGCTGCGCAAATGCTTGCAACCACACTCGGAGTCGAATTCGAACCGAACACTGACTGGAACGAGCGCGAGCAGGTTTTCAAAATGTCGGAGAAAATTGTCCGAACTTTCAACGTAACTCAGACGGCCGAGGGGGATAGGACTGGATTATGGACGACTGTTGTGGCGGCAGCAATTCTACTACCATGA